In Maribacter aquivivus, a genomic segment contains:
- a CDS encoding WD40/YVTN/BNR-like repeat-containing protein, translating into MNTKRCYLLLAFTLVAFSSSFAQKRSKKTTATITPEFYQNLEWRNIGPVRGGRSLGSAGSPSRPNEYYFGATGGGLWKTTDGGNEWEAVTDGQITSSSVGAVAVAETNPDIVYIGMGEVQLRGSITQGDGVYKSTDAGKTWSHLGLEETQAVSRIRIHPTNPDIVYVAALGHPYGDNEERGVFKSTDGGKNWKKTLYVSDKAGAVDLIIDRNNPQVLYASTWQVQRKAWKMWGGGPDCKLWKSTDGGETWADLSKNPGMPEGPLGKIGVTVSPADSNRVWAIVEANEGGVFRSDDAGKTWERTNDERKLRQRAFYYSRIYADPIDKETVYGLNVDFWKSTDGGKTFDTKIKVPHGDNHDLWIDPNNPDRMISSNDGGGVVSINGGKSWTEEDYTTTQLYHVMTTNDVPYHVAGAQQDNSTIAVPSDGWGHMQARGQGDGWAYAVGGGESGWITQHPKNLDIFYAGSQGALLTRYDRSNGQSRDIQVYPRFFSGEPASALPERWQWTFPIMFAPQDSNVMYTCSQHIWKTTDDGQSWEKISPDLTYADPSTLGKTGGIITMDMNGPEIYATVFALAPSNHNINTIWAGSDDGKIHITRDGGRNWADITPKELPKFSRVSIIDESLHNPGTLYVAANRYQVDDRQPYVFKTHDYGKTWTKIITGIEDGHFARAVREDPVKEGLLFLATEHGVYFSMNDGELWQSLQLELPDTPVRDLVIKDNDVVLGTHGRGFWILDDIQPIRQFTPEMAKQDAVLIKPTDALRGLTNASIQYYLKEQKDTITFEIYDAQDKLINTFTGSKPKYEVDPNIPYWLKGGSTKPTTAKGINTFTWDMRYTGATTFDGMIIWSARPARGPKAPLGIYKVKMKSGDYEKTYAFEIKMDPNLKGITKEDLDEQFELSNKIMGKTTAANEAVIKIREIKKSLTALKKSIDTSDYTNTVTPFLNDLSEVEEALYQVKNQSGQDPLNFPIKLNNRLASLRRSVESGEAKPTNGAYKVYEELSVELKIELEKLDNILDKYKTKINPILTKNGASEID; encoded by the coding sequence ATGAATACGAAAAGATGCTACCTTTTACTTGCATTTACATTGGTCGCTTTTAGCTCCAGTTTTGCACAAAAAAGATCAAAGAAAACAACCGCAACAATAACCCCAGAATTCTATCAGAATCTAGAATGGCGAAATATTGGTCCTGTACGTGGCGGACGTTCTTTAGGGTCGGCAGGTAGTCCTAGCAGACCTAATGAGTATTATTTTGGTGCAACCGGTGGCGGACTCTGGAAAACTACCGATGGCGGTAATGAATGGGAAGCTGTTACTGACGGGCAAATTACCAGTTCTTCTGTAGGCGCAGTTGCAGTAGCAGAAACGAATCCTGATATTGTCTACATTGGTATGGGCGAAGTGCAATTAAGAGGAAGCATTACCCAAGGAGACGGAGTTTACAAATCTACTGATGCAGGAAAAACTTGGAGTCATTTAGGACTTGAAGAAACCCAAGCCGTTTCAAGAATAAGAATTCACCCAACAAATCCAGATATTGTTTACGTTGCTGCATTAGGTCACCCTTATGGTGACAATGAAGAGCGCGGAGTTTTTAAAAGTACAGATGGTGGTAAAAATTGGAAAAAGACATTGTATGTAAGTGATAAAGCAGGTGCAGTAGATTTAATAATAGATAGAAATAACCCACAGGTTTTATATGCGAGTACTTGGCAAGTTCAAAGAAAAGCATGGAAAATGTGGGGCGGTGGACCAGATTGCAAACTTTGGAAATCTACAGATGGCGGAGAAACTTGGGCAGATTTATCAAAGAACCCAGGTATGCCAGAAGGACCTTTAGGAAAAATAGGGGTTACAGTTTCACCTGCAGATTCTAACCGTGTATGGGCAATAGTAGAGGCTAATGAAGGTGGTGTTTTTCGTTCAGACGATGCGGGTAAAACGTGGGAACGTACTAATGACGAGCGTAAATTAAGACAACGTGCTTTTTACTATTCTAGAATTTATGCCGATCCAATTGATAAAGAAACCGTTTACGGACTTAATGTAGATTTTTGGAAATCTACTGATGGCGGAAAAACATTTGACACTAAAATTAAGGTGCCACATGGCGATAATCATGATTTATGGATAGACCCTAATAATCCTGATCGTATGATTTCTTCCAATGATGGGGGTGGTGTTGTAAGTATTAATGGCGGTAAGTCATGGACAGAAGAAGATTACACTACCACACAGCTGTATCATGTAATGACCACCAATGATGTTCCTTATCATGTGGCGGGTGCACAACAAGACAATAGTACCATTGCAGTACCGAGTGATGGTTGGGGTCATATGCAGGCTAGAGGTCAAGGAGATGGCTGGGCGTATGCCGTTGGTGGTGGAGAAAGTGGTTGGATCACCCAACATCCTAAAAATCTAGATATTTTCTATGCAGGCAGCCAAGGTGCACTGTTAACGCGATACGACAGAAGTAACGGTCAATCTAGAGATATTCAAGTATACCCTAGGTTTTTCTCTGGTGAACCTGCAAGCGCATTACCTGAGCGCTGGCAATGGACATTCCCTATTATGTTTGCGCCACAAGATTCAAATGTAATGTATACGTGCTCTCAACATATTTGGAAAACAACCGATGATGGACAATCTTGGGAAAAGATAAGTCCAGATTTAACGTATGCCGACCCATCAACCTTGGGTAAAACAGGTGGCATTATCACCATGGATATGAACGGACCAGAAATTTATGCTACCGTTTTTGCGTTGGCTCCATCAAACCATAATATTAATACAATTTGGGCAGGTTCTGATGATGGTAAAATACATATCACAAGGGATGGTGGTAGAAACTGGGCAGACATTACCCCTAAAGAGTTACCTAAATTTTCTAGGGTAAGTATTATTGATGAATCGCTACACAACCCCGGTACTTTATATGTAGCGGCAAATAGATATCAAGTTGACGACAGACAACCTTATGTATTTAAAACGCATGATTATGGAAAGACCTGGACAAAAATAATAACCGGTATTGAAGATGGTCATTTTGCAAGAGCCGTACGTGAAGATCCTGTAAAAGAAGGTTTGTTATTTTTAGCTACAGAACATGGAGTATATTTTTCAATGAACGATGGTGAGCTATGGCAAAGTCTTCAACTAGAACTACCAGATACTCCTGTTAGAGATTTAGTCATTAAAGATAATGATGTGGTATTAGGAACACACGGAAGAGGATTCTGGATCTTGGATGACATTCAACCCATAAGACAGTTTACCCCAGAAATGGCAAAGCAAGATGCTGTTCTAATTAAACCTACAGACGCGCTTAGAGGTTTAACAAACGCCTCTATTCAATACTACTTAAAGGAACAAAAAGACACCATCACTTTTGAAATTTATGATGCTCAAGATAAATTAATCAACACCTTTACAGGCAGTAAACCAAAATATGAGGTAGATCCTAATATTCCTTATTGGCTGAAAGGCGGATCTACAAAGCCTACCACTGCAAAAGGAATAAATACGTTTACTTGGGATATGAGATATACAGGCGCCACCACTTTTGACGGTATGATAATTTGGAGCGCCAGACCTGCACGAGGACCAAAAGCTCCATTAGGAATTTATAAAGTAAAAATGAAATCTGGCGATTATGAAAAAACATATGCCTTCGAAATAAAAATGGACCCCAATCTTAAAGGTATTACTAAAGAGGATTTAGATGAGCAGTTTGAACTTTCGAATAAAATTATGGGTAAAACTACTGCTGCCAATGAAGCGGTGATTAAAATTCGTGAAATAAAAAAATCCCTTACAGCTTTGAAAAAGAGTATTGATACCAGCGACTATACTAATACAGTCACTCCATTTTTAAATGATTTATCAGAAGTTGAAGAAGCATTGTATCAAGTAAAAAACCAATCGGGTCAGGATCCTTTGAATTTTCCTATAAAACTAAATAATAGATTAGCTTCATTACGTCGCAGTGTTGAATCTGGCGAAGCAAAACCAACCAACGGTGCTTATAAAGTGTATGAAGAACTATCTGTAGAACTTAAGATTGAACTTGAAAAACTGGATAACATTTTAGATAAATACAAAACCAAAATAAATCCTATACTAACTAAAAATGGCGCATCAGAAATTGATTAA
- a CDS encoding tRNA (cytidine(34)-2'-O)-methyltransferase, protein MSLNIVLLEPEIPNNTGNIGRLALGTGSTLHLVKPFGFELTDKRLKRAGLDYWQHLNVLMYENVDEFFAQHKDKKMIFFSATATKNHWEMNFEDDMFLVFGKESVGLPKELLQQNIENTSKIPLYSKHIRSLNLANAVAITIYEGLRQINLK, encoded by the coding sequence ATGAGTCTTAATATTGTACTTTTAGAACCAGAAATACCAAATAACACAGGTAACATCGGCAGATTAGCCCTTGGTACAGGATCTACATTGCATTTGGTAAAACCATTCGGATTTGAACTTACAGATAAACGCTTAAAAAGAGCTGGACTAGATTACTGGCAACACCTTAATGTACTTATGTACGAGAATGTTGATGAATTCTTTGCGCAGCATAAAGACAAAAAAATGATATTCTTTTCTGCCACCGCTACCAAAAATCATTGGGAAATGAATTTTGAAGATGATATGTTTCTAGTTTTCGGAAAAGAATCTGTTGGCTTACCAAAAGAATTATTACAGCAAAACATCGAAAATACTTCCAAGATTCCATTGTATAGCAAACATATTAGGAGTTTAAACCTAGCCAATGCTGTTGCCATTACTATCTACGAAGGTTTGCGGCAAATTAACTTGAAATAA
- a CDS encoding VF530 family protein: MSSDSQPNNPLHGIKLATILEELTEKYSWEDLAGQVDINCFKSNPSIKSSLKFLRRTPWAREKVEHLYLQSFKK; the protein is encoded by the coding sequence ATGAGTTCAGATTCTCAACCCAATAATCCGCTTCATGGTATTAAACTAGCTACAATACTTGAAGAGCTTACAGAAAAATATTCTTGGGAAGATTTGGCTGGTCAAGTTGATATTAATTGCTTTAAAAGTAATCCGTCTATAAAATCAAGTTTAAAATTTTTACGTAGAACTCCGTGGGCTCGTGAAAAAGTTGAACATTTATACTTACAATCCTTCAAAAAATAA
- the pulA gene encoding type I pullulanase: MKHTVLILMSFTLFNSCNTKKTITDFNNYPTPINENLWIQYTEDATVFKLWSPNAEEVIIRLYKDGYNSTVFSYYNLKKKHQGIWQTKVDGDLNGIYYTYQVKINDLWLNETPGIYANAVGVNGNRAMVIAMESTNPKGWQKDISPTLKKYNEAIIYELHVRDMTIHSQSGSTLPGTYLGLVEAETKGPNDVVTGIDHLKELGITHVHLLPTLDHYSIDETNLETPQFNWGYDPNNYNVPEGSFSTNPFNAEVRIKEFKQMVKNFHDNGIGVILDVAYNHTGKTEESNFNQEVPGYYYRHWEDGSYSDAAACGNETASERVMMQKFMIESVLYWTKEYHIDGFRFDLMGIHDIETMNKIGEAIIEINPDALLYGEGWTASDSPLPEEKRALKKHMQQLPKFAAFSDDLRDGLKGSVFEDESLGFVSGAKNTEESIKFGIVGAIQHPQIEYEDVNYSDDPWTLEPWQSINYVSCHDNHTLFDKLKISRPDATLEELIAMDKLATAIVLTSQGTPFLHAGSEMLRTKNGEHNSYNLPDSINQLNWNWKNDHKEVFDYYKNLIKLRKEHPAFYMATSDLVREHLKFQTTNNNLVSFTIERNANDDNWKNILVIYNASNKKLNYKIDGVWQKAVSGSTFDFQGLHILKNNIEVPPLSMYIAFQK; encoded by the coding sequence ATGAAACATACAGTACTAATTCTAATGAGTTTTACGCTGTTCAACTCTTGTAACACAAAAAAGACTATTACTGATTTCAATAATTACCCTACCCCAATAAACGAAAATCTTTGGATACAATACACTGAAGACGCTACGGTCTTTAAACTTTGGTCACCAAATGCCGAAGAAGTAATTATAAGGCTCTATAAAGATGGATATAACTCTACTGTCTTTTCATACTATAACTTAAAAAAAAAGCATCAAGGTATTTGGCAAACAAAGGTAGATGGTGATTTAAACGGTATCTATTACACCTATCAAGTTAAAATTAATGATTTGTGGCTAAATGAAACTCCGGGAATTTACGCCAATGCTGTTGGAGTAAATGGCAATAGAGCAATGGTCATAGCTATGGAATCCACCAACCCAAAGGGTTGGCAAAAAGACATTTCCCCTACTCTCAAAAAATATAATGAAGCAATAATTTATGAATTACATGTTCGTGACATGACAATTCATTCGCAGTCTGGCTCAACACTACCTGGCACATATTTAGGGTTAGTAGAAGCAGAAACTAAAGGTCCAAATGATGTTGTTACTGGTATTGACCATTTAAAAGAATTGGGTATTACCCATGTGCATCTTTTACCTACTTTAGACCACTACTCCATTGACGAAACCAATTTAGAGACTCCACAATTTAATTGGGGCTACGACCCTAACAACTATAATGTACCTGAAGGTTCTTTTTCTACCAATCCCTTTAATGCCGAAGTGCGCATTAAAGAGTTTAAGCAAATGGTAAAGAATTTTCATGATAATGGTATTGGGGTTATTTTAGATGTTGCATATAACCATACTGGCAAAACAGAAGAATCTAATTTTAATCAAGAAGTACCTGGTTATTACTATCGCCACTGGGAAGATGGCTCTTATTCAGATGCTGCTGCCTGTGGTAACGAAACTGCATCAGAGCGGGTTATGATGCAAAAATTTATGATTGAATCTGTCTTATATTGGACGAAAGAATATCATATTGACGGATTCCGTTTCGACCTCATGGGAATTCATGACATTGAAACCATGAATAAAATTGGTGAAGCTATTATAGAAATAAATCCTGATGCACTTTTATATGGCGAAGGATGGACTGCTTCAGATTCACCCCTACCAGAAGAAAAACGAGCTCTTAAAAAACATATGCAGCAACTTCCAAAATTTGCTGCTTTTAGTGATGATTTACGTGACGGATTAAAAGGTTCAGTTTTCGAAGATGAAAGTTTAGGTTTTGTTAGTGGTGCCAAGAATACCGAGGAATCCATTAAATTCGGAATTGTAGGCGCCATTCAACATCCTCAAATTGAATATGAAGATGTAAATTATTCTGACGACCCTTGGACCTTAGAACCATGGCAATCTATCAACTATGTTTCATGCCACGATAACCACACCTTATTTGACAAACTTAAAATTTCAAGACCAGATGCAACATTAGAAGAATTAATTGCTATGGATAAATTGGCAACCGCCATTGTATTGACCTCACAAGGAACTCCGTTTCTTCATGCTGGATCAGAAATGCTTCGTACTAAAAACGGAGAACACAATTCTTACAACTTACCAGATAGCATCAACCAACTAAATTGGAATTGGAAGAATGACCATAAAGAGGTTTTTGACTACTATAAAAATCTAATAAAACTAAGAAAAGAACATCCAGCTTTTTATATGGCTACCTCCGATCTAGTAAGGGAACATCTAAAATTCCAAACAACTAACAATAATCTTGTTTCCTTTACAATAGAACGCAATGCAAACGATGATAATTGGAAAAACATCTTAGTGATTTACAACGCATCAAACAAAAAATTAAATTATAAAATTGATGGAGTTTGGCAAAAAGCTGTTTCTGGTAGTACCTTTGACTTTCAAGGGCTACATATATTGAAAAACAATATTGAAGTACCACCGCTATCAATGTACATTGCCTTTCAGAAATAA
- a CDS encoding sigma-70 family RNA polymerase sigma factor, with amino-acid sequence MRQLKITKQVTNRETASLDKYLQEIGKVDLITADEEVELAQRIKAGDQRALEQLTKANLRFVVSVAKQYQNQGLTLPDLINEGNLGLIKAAQRFDETRGFKFISYAVWWIRQSILQALAEQSRIVRLPLNKIGSINKINKTFAFLEQAHERMPSPEEIAKELDMTVDDVKQSLKNSGRHVSMDAPLIDGEDSNLYDVLRSGESPNPDRELLHESLRTEIERALETLTPREADVIRLYFGLANQHSMTLEEIGETFDLTRERVRQIKEKAIRRLKHTSRSKILKTYLG; translated from the coding sequence ATGAGACAGCTTAAGATTACAAAACAGGTCACCAATAGAGAGACCGCATCTTTGGACAAGTACTTACAAGAAATTGGAAAAGTTGACTTGATTACCGCTGATGAAGAAGTAGAATTGGCACAACGTATTAAGGCAGGCGATCAGCGTGCACTTGAACAACTTACGAAAGCCAACCTCAGATTCGTGGTTTCAGTTGCTAAGCAGTACCAAAACCAAGGCCTTACTTTACCAGATTTGATTAACGAGGGAAACCTTGGTCTTATCAAAGCTGCACAGCGTTTTGACGAAACGCGGGGATTTAAATTTATCTCCTACGCCGTATGGTGGATCCGTCAATCTATATTACAAGCTTTGGCAGAGCAATCTCGTATCGTTCGTTTGCCATTGAACAAAATTGGTTCTATCAACAAAATCAATAAGACTTTTGCTTTCTTAGAGCAGGCGCATGAAAGAATGCCTTCTCCTGAAGAAATTGCTAAAGAATTGGATATGACTGTTGATGACGTAAAGCAATCATTAAAAAACTCAGGTAGACACGTATCTATGGATGCGCCTCTTATAGACGGTGAAGATTCTAACCTTTATGATGTACTTCGTAGTGGAGAATCTCCGAATCCAGATAGAGAATTATTACATGAGTCTTTACGTACAGAAATAGAGCGTGCTTTAGAAACATTGACGCCTCGTGAGGCAGATGTTATTCGCTTATACTTTGGTCTTGCTAATCAGCATTCTATGACCTTAGAAGAAATTGGTGAAACTTTTGATCTAACAAGAGAAAGAGTTCGTCAAATTAAAGAAAAAGCTATTAGACGTTTAAAGCATACTTCTAGAAGTAAAATATTAAAAACGTATTTGGGTTAA
- a CDS encoding polyribonucleotide nucleotidyltransferase: MIPKVFKEVIDLGDGREISIETGKLAKQAHGSVVVQSGKCMLLCTVVSNYKQSDVDFLPLTVDYREKFAAAGRYPGGFFKREARPSDGEVLTMRLVDRVLRPLFPKDYHAETQVMIQLMSHDDDVMPDAMAGLAASAAIQLSDFPFECPISEARVARVNGEFVINPTRAQLAESDIDMMIGASADSVMMVEGEMDEISEEEMTEAIKFAHEAIKVQCAAQVALAKAFGKKEVREYQGEREEADLAKKIHDMAYDKVYAIAQAGSAKHERSAAFGEIKEEIKASFSEEEQADFGGLISKYYNKAEKAAVRDLTLNEGLRLDGRKTDEIRPIWCEVDYLPSTHGSAIFTRGETQALATVTLGTSRDANKIDMPSYEGEENFYLHYNFPPFCTGEARPIRGTSRREVGHGNLAQRALKGMIPADCPYTVRVVSEVLESNGSSSMATVCAGTMAMMDAGVKMKKPVSGIAMGLISDADSGKYAVLSDILGDEDHLGDMDFKVTGTADGITACQMDIKVKGLSYEILVNALKQARDGRLHILGKITDTISAPAESVKDHAPTMVTRRVPNEFIGALIGPGGKVIQEMQKETETTIVINEDPVTEEGIVEILGVGSKGIDAVMAKIDSILFKPEVDSVYEVKVIKMLDFGAVVEYMDAPGNEVLLHVSELAWERTENVSDVVNMGDVFDVKYFGLDKRTRKEKVSRKALLPKPEGFVERPPRDDKRRDDRRGNDRSRDRDRKPRRD, from the coding sequence ATGATTCCAAAAGTATTTAAAGAGGTCATAGACCTTGGTGACGGTAGAGAAATTTCTATCGAAACAGGAAAATTGGCAAAACAGGCTCACGGCTCTGTTGTTGTTCAATCAGGAAAATGTATGTTATTATGTACAGTAGTTTCCAATTACAAACAAAGTGATGTGGACTTTCTTCCACTTACGGTAGATTACCGTGAAAAATTTGCAGCTGCAGGTCGTTACCCAGGTGGTTTCTTTAAAAGAGAAGCAAGACCAAGTGACGGTGAAGTATTAACTATGCGTTTAGTGGATCGTGTTTTACGTCCGTTATTCCCAAAAGATTACCACGCAGAAACACAAGTTATGATTCAGTTAATGTCTCATGATGATGACGTTATGCCAGATGCAATGGCAGGTTTAGCTGCTTCTGCTGCTATTCAATTATCAGATTTCCCATTTGAATGCCCAATTTCTGAAGCTAGAGTTGCTCGTGTAAATGGCGAATTCGTTATTAACCCAACTCGCGCTCAATTAGCAGAGTCTGACATCGATATGATGATTGGTGCTTCAGCTGATTCTGTAATGATGGTTGAAGGTGAAATGGATGAAATTTCTGAAGAAGAAATGACAGAGGCTATCAAATTTGCTCATGAAGCAATTAAAGTACAATGTGCTGCTCAAGTTGCATTGGCTAAAGCTTTTGGTAAAAAAGAAGTTCGTGAATACCAAGGTGAAAGAGAAGAAGCTGATCTAGCTAAGAAAATTCACGACATGGCTTATGATAAAGTATATGCTATTGCTCAAGCAGGTTCTGCTAAGCATGAGCGTAGTGCTGCTTTTGGTGAAATCAAAGAAGAAATCAAAGCGTCTTTCTCTGAAGAAGAGCAAGCTGATTTTGGCGGATTAATTTCTAAATATTACAACAAAGCTGAAAAAGCAGCTGTACGTGATTTAACATTAAACGAAGGTTTACGTTTAGATGGTCGTAAGACTGATGAAATTAGACCTATTTGGTGTGAGGTTGATTATTTACCATCTACTCATGGATCTGCAATCTTTACTCGTGGAGAAACTCAAGCTTTAGCTACAGTAACTTTAGGTACATCTAGAGATGCAAACAAAATAGATATGCCATCTTATGAAGGCGAAGAGAACTTCTATTTACATTATAACTTCCCTCCTTTCTGTACAGGTGAAGCAAGACCTATTCGTGGAACATCTCGTAGAGAAGTTGGTCACGGTAACTTAGCTCAACGTGCCTTAAAAGGTATGATTCCTGCAGATTGTCCTTATACAGTTCGTGTTGTATCTGAAGTTTTGGAATCTAACGGTTCTTCTTCTATGGCAACAGTTTGCGCTGGTACAATGGCTATGATGGATGCTGGTGTTAAAATGAAGAAACCGGTTTCTGGTATTGCAATGGGCTTAATTTCTGATGCTGATTCTGGAAAGTATGCTGTTTTATCTGATATTTTAGGTGATGAAGATCATTTAGGAGATATGGATTTTAAAGTAACTGGTACTGCTGATGGTATTACAGCTTGCCAAATGGATATTAAAGTAAAAGGATTGTCTTACGAAATTCTTGTTAATGCTTTAAAACAAGCTAGAGATGGTCGTTTACATATCTTAGGTAAAATTACCGATACGATTTCTGCTCCTGCTGAAAGCGTTAAAGATCACGCACCTACAATGGTTACTCGTAGAGTTCCTAACGAATTCATTGGTGCTTTAATTGGTCCTGGTGGAAAAGTAATTCAAGAGATGCAAAAGGAAACTGAAACGACTATCGTTATAAATGAGGATCCTGTTACTGAAGAAGGTATTGTAGAAATTTTAGGTGTTGGTAGTAAAGGTATTGATGCTGTTATGGCAAAAATAGATTCTATCTTGTTTAAGCCTGAAGTTGATAGCGTTTATGAAGTAAAAGTTATTAAAATGCTTGATTTTGGTGCCGTTGTAGAATATATGGATGCACCTGGTAACGAAGTATTATTACACGTAAGTGAATTAGCTTGGGAACGTACAGAAAATGTATCTGATGTTGTAAACATGGGCGATGTATTCGATGTTAAGTATTTTGGCTTAGACAAACGTACACGTAAAGAGAAAGTATCTCGTAAAGCGCTTTTACCAAAACCTGAAGGTTTTGTAGAAAGACCGCCACGTGATGATAAACGTAGAGATGACCGTCGTGGAAACGATCGTAGTCGTGATCGCGATAGAAAACCAAGAAGAGATTAA
- the rpsO gene encoding 30S ribosomal protein S15, with protein sequence MYLTKEVKAEIFKKHGGKAENTGSTEGQIALFTHRINHLTGHLKKNHKDYNTERSLVKLVGKRRSLLDYMIKNDIVKYRELIKELGIRK encoded by the coding sequence ATGTATCTTACAAAAGAAGTAAAAGCAGAAATTTTCAAGAAACACGGTGGTAAAGCAGAAAACACTGGTTCTACAGAAGGGCAAATTGCCTTATTTACACACAGAATCAACCACTTAACTGGTCACTTGAAAAAAAATCATAAAGATTACAACACTGAGCGTTCACTTGTGAAACTAGTAGGTAAAAGAAGAAGTCTTCTTGATTACATGATTAAAAATGATATTGTAAAATACAGAGAGCTAATTAAAGAGCTTGGTATTAGAAAATAA
- the accD gene encoding acetyl-CoA carboxylase, carboxyltransferase subunit beta: protein MTAWFKRKEKGIQTSTEEKKDTPKGLWYKSPTGKIVESDDLAKNFYVSPEDDYHVRIGSKEYFEILFDNNKFTELDEKLTSKDPLKFEDTKKYSERLKAAQKKTGLKDAVRTGYGKSFGKDIVICCMDFKFIGGSMGSVVGEKIARGIDHAIKKKTPFMMISKSGGARMMEAALSLMQLAKTSAKLAQLSDAGLPYISLCTDPTTGGTTASYAMLGDINIAEPGALIGFAGPRIVKDTTGKELPEGFQSSEFLLEHGFLDFISHRRDLKKKVNLYIDLIQNNPVRSKEA, encoded by the coding sequence ATGACGGCTTGGTTTAAAAGAAAAGAAAAAGGGATACAAACCTCTACCGAGGAAAAAAAAGACACTCCAAAAGGCTTGTGGTACAAATCGCCCACAGGTAAAATTGTCGAGTCTGATGATCTTGCAAAAAACTTTTATGTAAGCCCAGAAGATGATTATCATGTAAGGATCGGTAGTAAAGAATACTTTGAAATCCTGTTCGATAACAATAAGTTTACTGAACTTGATGAAAAGCTTACCTCTAAAGACCCTTTAAAATTTGAGGATACCAAGAAATATAGCGAGCGTTTAAAAGCTGCACAGAAAAAAACCGGACTTAAAGATGCTGTAAGAACAGGATACGGAAAGTCCTTTGGTAAAGATATCGTTATCTGCTGTATGGATTTTAAATTCATTGGCGGTTCTATGGGTAGTGTTGTAGGTGAAAAGATTGCTCGTGGTATTGACCACGCCATCAAAAAGAAAACACCATTTATGATGATTTCTAAATCTGGTGGGGCACGTATGATGGAGGCTGCGCTTTCATTAATGCAATTAGCTAAAACATCTGCTAAATTGGCTCAATTATCTGATGCTGGTTTACCATACATTTCATTATGTACAGATCCTACAACAGGTGGTACAACGGCATCATATGCTATGTTAGGCGATATTAATATTGCCGAACCAGGTGCTTTGATCGGTTTTGCAGGTCCTCGTATAGTTAAAGATACTACCGGTAAAGAATTACCTGAAGGTTTTCAATCTTCAGAGTTTTTATTGGAGCATGGCTTTTTAGATTTTATTTCTCACAGAAGAGATTTAAAGAAAAAGGTTAACCTATATATTGACCTAATTCAGAACAACCCTGTGAGATCTAAAGAAGCCTAA